The genome window TCTGTTACTGGATCAAAATATCCTATTTTAGAGTCGGGCGTATCGGTAAACCACACCAATCCATCAGAAGCTAATTTGAGAAATACGGTAGTCTTGCCCCCTTCAAACGTGTATGGTTTGAATTGCTTGCTTTCTAAGGAGAATTTCCACAGGCGAGGCTGTGATGAATCACTGATCCAAATTGTGTCACTGCCGTCATATGTGGGATAAAGTATTCCTGCATCCTTTGCTGGCACGTCATATTCAGTTATCTGTGTTTTTAGCTCAGATACGTGGGGCTTTACTACTACTGAAAAGCCGATGCTCTCATTTGCATGATCCTTTCTTTTTGCCTCTATTTCGATATTCCAGTTTCCTGAAAAGCCAAACGCTAGGTTGCCTTGGTATTCGTTTTGTTTCTCTGAAATCTTACTAATTGGAATATTGATTGGAGCAATATTTCTTTGTGGATTTGAAATCTTTAACATCAAGTCATCCATATCTGCCAGGGGGTTTCCATCAGAGTCAAAAACAGATATGACAATTGTATTAGAACCGCTCGCAAATGGATCGATATTGATGTCAAACCTTGCATTTTCGGAAAATTCCGATGTTTGAAAACCATATGTAACCTGTTGAATTTGCTGGGCCTGGCTGGTAGGAAGGGAAGAGTTAGTTAACAGTGCAACTAGACCAAGCAGAATTACACCAAGCACTGCCTCTGTCTTTAATGATCTTCCAAGTTTTCTGTGTATGTTGATCGTATCTGATTTGATGTCTTTTTCTGCAGATTTTTGTAGTTTGAACTGATTATATCCGCCAAGTGCTGCCATGATGGAGGCCACTCCAATTTTTGCCATTATCAAAAACCCGTAGGAAGACTGACTGAGCAACACAACATCGTCTTCTAACAACCACAAAAGTGCAGGTCCTGTAATTATCAGGACTCCAAGTGAGATGACTATCATTGATGAAAATCTTGGGATGGCCAGTAATGCGCCGATCTCTTTCTTGTTGCCATCTAATTTTGATAAGGCGGGAAGCAAAACAAATCCAAAAAAGATCACACCGCCAATCCAAACCGATGCAATCAAACTATGTGTATAATCAACTATGATTGCAGGAATTTGCTCGCTTGCAGCACCATGCCCAATTATTGTCGTAGTGCTAATCAGCATCAGAGACAGCCCTAGTAGCAAAATCTGTTTTTTATTTGAAACATTTGATTTGCTTTCTATCATAAACCAAGCTGCAAGTAAAACCACGGTTATCGCCATTCTGGCTATCCATATTGAACCAAATGACGTCTGTAATACCATGGAAGCAGATGTTTGGAGGCGCAATGTTTGTACGACAAGCATCAAAATGTTTGATGCAAAAACCAAAAACAGGCCAATTCCAATAATCGAAGAAAACTTGGCCTGATAGAATTTCTGCAATTCGGAAAGATTATCCTTTATGAATCTCTTTTTACGCATTGTGCCCCATATTATGACAGAAGATATTACGGATCCAAGCACTATGACCTGCCCTATAATTCCTGGTAGCCTTGCTCCAGCTTCTGGAAAATATGTTGATTCTGTCATGTCTCGTGGCTTTGGAGGAGGAACGGATACGTCGCCAACACCAAAGACAAATGCCTCATCTACCAAGTGCCCGTCAATTTTAGAGAGAACCTTGCTTGTAACGGTGTAGATTCCATCTTTAAGCGGAGGGGTAGTAACTGCGAGTGTAGATTCACTACCAATGTATTTTGTGTCCTTGTTGTCTATCTGATTTCCACTGCTGTCAAATACTTTGATTGCACTAAACTCGATTTCTATTGCTTCTGAATAATGGATTACGATCTGATTAACTCCAGCTGAAACACTTGATGATTGAACAGGATCTGAATTGGCAATTACTGGATGTGCATATGCAAAAGGCATACTGGAAATTATGAGCAAAAACGGAATGATCAGAAGTTTTTTCAATTTACTTTTGATAATGCTTTTGCTAATTTAAACAAATTACCACTTTGGCAGTTCTACCACTCTTGCATAAAGATAATAACATGATTTGGACTAATGATTATTATGAAAAGTCATCTTGCATTGCTTCTCATATTTGTTTTAGGATTTGGTTTTTACTCTGCATATGCGCACAAGACAGTTACTGTGGAACAATATGTCATTGAGGTAGGCTGGAAGGAAGAGCCACCGCTTGTTGGGATTCAAAATGCAATAACCTTTGAATTCAGCCAAGACGAAGGAGGCGGAGTCACTACTCCTGTAGCAAATTCGTTTAGGGACTTGGAGGCCACTGTAAAATCCGGAAGCCTCACAAAAACGCTAGAAATTCTCTCTGATGCAAAGCCTGGAAATTATTATGCAAAAATCATTCCAACTAAGACTGGCTCACTCATAATTGGGCTTAAAGGAACACTAAATGGCGTACCAATAAATCAAGAAATACAAATTGAGGATGTAGAGAGCACCGACATTCTAGCATTTCCTCCAAGTTCATCATCTAGTCAGGATGTGGGTGCATTAAAGAACGCCATGTCGTCACTCCAAAAGGATGTCACAGAAATTAAATCAAAAATTGGCAACGTTGCAGGGGGCAATGGCATAGATCTTTCCAAGGCGTACGACTTTGGAGTATTTGGCCTTGCACTTGGAACAGCGGGCGTAATACTTGCAGTAGTTGCAATGGTAAAAAGAAAATAAGAATTCTAAAGTCTTGGAATTACTTTAGATCTTGCAGTGACAGCAACAATGCTTACTATGGCAACTGCCAGAATCATCATGGCAATTTGACCGAATTCAGGTACTACCTGAACTGATATGGTTTCACCCATTGGGCCTTCCCAGTTTGCTTGATCATCTGGAAGTCCAAGTCCAAGTATTTTGATTTGTACATCTACTGGACTATCCGATCTTAATGCGCTTGTTGTAAAGTCAGCTAATCCATCATGTGTGTGTAGACCTGATTCAGAAAGAACCTGGTTTCCGTCTTGTGTTGCAACGATGTCGTAATTGACATGATCTATTGCATTGCCGTCAGCGTCGGTGAATTCTATCTCAAGAGATAATTCATCACCTTCTGTTGGTACACCAGCACTAATCGCTACAGCGACTGAACCGTCAGCTGACATTGCCATCGCATGATCTCCACCGTCTTCTGATCCATCCTCACCATGAGCTTCTTGCACAATCACTATGCCTGTCATCCAGGGGTGGACTTGGCAAAAGTATGGAAATTCTCCAGCTTCTTCAAATTTGTATGTGAAGCTTTTTCCTGCCATGAAAAGGCCACTGTCAAAGTGTCCGTCTGGTCCATCTTGTCTGATATCACCGCTTGTGACAGTATGTGCAGCAGTATCATCGTTTGACCAAGTGACTTCGCCACCAACATCGATAGTTACTTCGCTTGGATCGTAACAGCTGTTGGTTGCTTCACATCCTGGGGCTGATGATCCAGGAGTGATGCTTACAGTCTCTTTAGCATGGTCAGCAAAAACTGCTGGTGCTACTGCCATTAGGGCAACTAATACAAAGATAGAGCCTATGACTATTGTCTTCATTGGTTTAATCCTAGCAGAGACCAATAAAAATCCTTATCCAAATTACCATCTAAACATGAATTTATTTTCTAAAATTTCGTATTTTTGATATTACTATGGCTGGAACAACAAAATACATCCCCACATTTAGCAGGATTATTCCAATCCCATATCCTAACATCTCCCCCTCAGAGTCTATGTTGACATAATTTAGTATTGATAGTGTAGATAGCATTGGCGTTATTGCCAATTTTACGGTCTCCTTGAAAATGGGGCTCTGTCGCTCTACATCTGCAACTGTGGGACTAAATGAATAATAGAGTGCGTTGAATGCATGCATGAAGACAGTTCCAGAATCTGTACTAAACAACACATTATCTCTTACCTCCCTGAGCAGCTGAACCTGTGGTGCAAGCTCAGATCCATATGCAGCAGTTGCAATTATGCATGATCCGTCCTCATCTGTAGTCTTGACTGAAGCATCGTCAATTACTTCGGTAAATGTTACTGTCTCTGATGGTATTGGCTGAAACAATATCCCTTCAATATCGACAATTATCTTGTGCTCTCCATTTTCTTTGAATTGTACTGGAATTGTCACTGCGCCTTCCGAAGTATGAGTTAGTGGTATTGGTCCAAAAATTGGAACTCCATCCTTTGTGACCGTTACCTTGTAGTCAATGTGTTCCTGAATGTTGTTTGTTTTTGGATTTATGAAATCGATTTTTAATTTTGTTAGATCCCCAAGTACTGGCTTTGCAGGATCCGTGGATATTGACACAAGTAGTGTGCCCTTGTCAGTAGGTGACTGAAACTGATCAGCAAACGCAGGTAATACCAGAAAAGGCAACAAAAATAATGCGACAAAATACTTCATCAGTCAAAATCACTCATGATTGTATTAATAACTTACTCAAATTTTCATATTTCACAATCCTAACATTATAATGATTGGTTATATGCAACAACGTAAAATGAGTTTGAATAAATCTTGTCTGTTTTTTGGGATACTTTTACTTTTTATAATCTTCCAAACAACAGATTATGCGTTTGCGCAAAACGCAACTAGTACAAAATCTGGCATTCAGGACATAACATATGCTGCAAAATTTGTCTGCGGCTCAATTCCAGATGACAGCGGCCCTCTACGACCAGGCCACTATGACACTGCGATCAGTATACTAAACAAGAAAAACTACGAGGTCGATATTTTCTGGAATGCCGTAATAGATGACGGCCCTGCATCAAATACGATTTTAAAAACTCTTGCCGCCGAAAAATCAACCGGTATAACATGTAAAAACATCAAGGACATATTTGGAATCACGACAAAAGAAATTGTTGAGGGATTCATAATAGTAAGGATTCCTATTGACTCACTGCGAGGCTTTGACAATGAGCAAATCGTATCTGACTATTCACAAGATGCACTAAATTTGCTTGACGTTCAAGTATTCTATACCGCCAATGCCTTATCTACACTGCCGCATGAAGTGGCCCAGGAAAAGATTTCGTTTTACATAATCCAAGACTTTACAAATAAAATCCCAAAGGAATCGTTTCGAAAACTACTTGATATAACATTGCCCTCTACGCTAAACGAACTCTCTGACACAGAGCAGAAAGTAAAATCCATATTGGCTAAAAAATATGATCTTGACAACAAAGATCTTGAAAAAATTGTGATCCGCATAAAGAGCATATCTGTAGGAGTGGGTGCATTATTGGATGATCATGCCATATCATTACACATTGTAAAACCACAAATCAATTCATGATTTTCAATAGATTAAATCTTCTTAAAAGTTAAATATCTACAAAATTGCTTCAGTGCATTGAATTCTAAAAGAATACTTGCAGCAGTTTTTGTTACATTGTTATTATCTCAAATGTTTTCAATTGCACAGTTCAATGCATACGGAGATGGACTAACACAAGAAAACCTTCCGCCTGCGAGCTTTGGAGACAGACAAGCTGCACTTTTCATCAAAATTAGCCCGCCAATTCTAACAAAGGATACAATTGGTGATACCTATGTACAACTTAGACTGTTTGATGCAAAAACAAACGAATCAGTTCCACATACGTCGTATTTTATTTCAGTCTGGAAAGATGATAAGCTTTTACTGCGAAATTTATTTCATGCACATTACGGAGAACTAACACTCAAAATAGTGCCAACTAAGGTGGACGTAAATAACGTGGTAATATACGGCGATGAAGTACCTCAAATCCCAGGCGCGTGGACTGGATTCAATGACAGAGTTGACGTACATGCACCTGTACTACTAGACTCTGGACTGTATCACTTTGAAATTAAGATTTTTGGAATTGATTATGACCAGAACATATTTGCAGAAAGTAATGTCAAAACATTCAATTCATGGCTCAGCGTTGGCGACATCTCCAACCAAAAAATCACATACAACGGAAAGTCATACGATGCCTCAATAATCTCATATTATGATAAAATAAATAACTTCAAATTTGATGAAACAAAAAAATCCATCTCATTTTCGATGCCATTTAACTGGGATGCAAAAAGAATTGGAGACCAACCAATATTTGTACATCAGGAAGTAAGGGTACCAAAGGCCTTCAAAGAATTCACTGATACAACTGCATATGACGGTAGGGTAAGCGGCGTGCCAACAGTAGGACGCATGCTGATCTTAGATCCTTATTCTATCGAAGGAACGTCAATTCTGCATTTTCTAATAAACAAGGAGGACATTCTCAAAATAGCAAAAACACTCCCCGCTGGTACGAAAACAATGGAGTTTACAGTTGCACCCATGTCCACAGTGGCAAAAAATACCTTTGATGTAAAACTTAATTCTGGAGCGACTGCCAAGATATCATACGACGCTAACCTTGGAGCAGGAGACACGATTCCACTGCAAATTTCCTTCTTTGATCCAAACGGTGCACTCTTGAAGTTTGTCAGACACGGATTTAGGATAGAGGACAGCTCAGGCAAGGTTCTAATAGAAAACTATGGGAATGATCCACAAAAACCAGGAATACTTTCCTCAGAAGGAATAGACATTCAAGAGTTCAAGTTTCCTTCTCAGGGCAACTACAAACTCACACTTGGTATATTTGATCATGGCTTAGACGAACTTACGACATATCAGGGAATTGGAAGTTCTACTTTTATGATAGGCAAGTCAGGCCAAAGTCAACCAATTCCAGACTATCAAATCCCGTCTTGGATCAAAAACAACGCAAAGTGGTGGGCAGAAGGAACAATTGGCGACTCTGACTTTGTGCAGGGAATCCAATATCTGATAAAGCAGGGAATAATGAAAATACCAGACGCCCAGTCCGGTTCTGGCACCTCACAAACCATCCCGTCTTGGATCAAAAACAACGCAAAGTGGTGGGCAGAAGGCACAATCGGTGACTCTGACTTTGTGCAGGGAATCCAGTATTTGATCACACAAGGAATAATCAAAGTATAGTATTTCAGAAAATACATAAACCTGATTTACATTATTATACAATCTCTTCTTTTCACTAATTCATGCTTCCAATAAGGGATGAAAACCCAAAACCGCCCGGCTTCAAACCGAAAATGACGTATGCCCTTATTGCGGTAAACGTGATAGTGTTCTTCTTTGAGGTAGCGTATACCGGCCAATTCTTTGAGTTTAGTAATCAGCGTGCCGCAACACTGTTCTACAACTGGGGTGCGGTTCCTGCGTGTATTGCAGGGGAGAGCAGCATTTCAATAGAATCCATGCAAGTGTCATGTCCTGATATGTCGTTGTTTGGATTGCTGAGCTCTACCTTTCTGCACGGTGGAATAATGCACCTTGGAGGTAACATGTTGTTTTTGTGGATATTTGGGGATAACATTGAGCTAAAATTTGGCAGGCTCAAGTATCTTGGAATCTATCTCATGTGGGGGATAGTTGCAGGACTAGTCCATATTGTAGGTGATCTAAACAGCACAATTCCTGCAGTTGGAGCGTCTGGCGCAATTTCAGGAGTGCTTGGTGCATATCTCATAATGTTTCCAAGGGCCAAAATAATGACCCTTGTCATAATGGGATTCTTTACAAGAATGTCGCACATTCCGGCAAAGTGGTTTTTACCGTTCTGGCTCATCTTTCAAAACCTTCTTCCGCTTTTTGTTGGAGGGTTTGGATTTGGCGCTGGCGGAGTAGCTTATCTTGCACACATAGGTGGATTTGTAATAGGACTTGCGACCGGATTTTTGTACAAAAAAATGCATGGATCGGAATTCACGTACGGCACAAGAAACCCATCAAGATATGGCTGGAAGAGAGATGACTACTAATAGGAATAAATCAAACATAGGAAAAACCAACTCATGCCAATAATTACAGTATCAATGTATCCTGGCAGAACACAGCAACAAAAAGAAGAATATGCAAAGGCAATTACAAAATCGGCCGTAGAAATTCTGAAAACAAAAGAAAGCCACGTAATTGTAGTCTTTGAAGACAATCCTAAGGAAAACTGGTATATGGCAGGCAGCCAGCTTTAGATACCATTCTTTTTATTTTCACTAGTTGTGGTAAATCTATGACAAAAGTAGCGGTGATACAATTCAAAGCATCCACAGACAAAAACAAAAACCTCAAGCGAATTGTTAATTTTATCAACACAGCTGCAAGCCGTGGAGCAGATCTTTGTGCATTTCCAGAATTTATGATGTTTTACACGACTTCACGACAATCTCCAAGGGAGCTAGCATTACAAGCAGAAACAATCAACGGAAATTTTGTTAGTACTGTTGCAGATGCTGCAAAGAAAAACTCAATTGAAGTCATAGGTACAATATATGAAAAAAGCAAAAAGAACGACAGGGTGTACGACACATCGTTTCTAGTTGATAAATTTGGAATAATAAAATCAACATACAGAAAAATTCATCTTTACGATGCACTTGGATTCAAAGAGTCAAAAAAATTAGAACCGGGCTCCAAAATTTCAGTTCCAATAAAGACCTCAATCGGTAAATTAGGAATGCTAATCTGCTATGATCTAAGATTTCCTGAAATGTCGCGCATCTTGGCCTCCTCTGGTTCCGAAATTCTAGTTGTCCCCTCTGCATGGGTTAAGGGAAAAATGAAAGAAGAGCACTGGCTTATAATTAACAAGACACGCGCAATAGAAAATGGATGCTACATTATTGCACCAGATCAAGTTGGAAACATCTATTGTGGAAGAAGTCTAGTTGTAGATCCATATGGAAAAATTTTACTTGATATGAAAAAGAAACAAGGAATAGGAATGGTAGAAATTTCTATTCCCAAAGTAAAAGAGACAAGAAAATCACTCCCTCTTTTGCAAAACAGAAGAACCGATATCTATTCTGATCTCAAGCTTTAGATTTTCTGCTGGGGCAATTAATGTTGGAGCACTGCTTTGTCCATTTTTGCTTTCTAGAGTATCGAAAAACTACCAATGGCCATGAACACGACTCGCATGGAATTTTTGTTGCACGCAGCATTGCCTTTTGTAATAACGGCGATGATGCTTTGCAGCCATTATAGTAATTGGAGCATCCTATGAAACGTTTTTTCGTTTTCCTTGATCGTATGACGATCAGCTTTCCAACATGACATGACGGACATTTTACAAGGCCGTCTTTTGGCTGGTTTGAACCCAAAATGATGTACTTTTTTTTGCTTACAGACCATGAAAGGTAGCCATTACTGTCAAAATATTGCATGATCTCGGTTTTTAGTGATGCAATTCGGTGTTTTGTAGGCTTGGTGACGTTTCGTCGATCTTTTCTTTTTTGAATAGACTTTTCTGCCAAAATCACATTGTTCAATATGCCCACATTAAAAATTGTTGAAGAATTTTTATATGGACTTGGTCAGGGAGTCTTGTGGAAAAGGTCTGCGTTCTTGGTGCTGGAAGCACAAAATATGGAAAGTTAGACGATAGCATTACCGATATTACTATTCAAGCCTCAGTTGCCGCAATTGAAAGTGCGGGAATTGAACCAAAAGAGATTGATGCAGGTTACATATCAAACGTTTTTGGTGTAGCAGACAAACAAGTTCACCTTGGGCCTGTAATCATGAGCAACTTGGGAATTTCCGAAAAGCCATCTCTTTCTATTGAATCTGCATGTGGAAGTGGATCTGTATCATTCCGAGAAGCATATGCAAATGTTGCTGCAGGTTTTTACGATGCAGTCTTGGTTACCGGAGTGGAAAAAGTAACCCACACTGGCACTGAGTGGACTACTACTTACTTTTCATACTGTTCTGATTTCTTTTATGAGGGTGGTGCAGGCGCATCATTCCCAGGATTATTTGCATCGATGGCTCGTGCATATCTTACAGAATTCAAGGCAACGGAAGAAGACTTTGCAATGGTTGCAGTAAAGAACCACGCTAACGGTTTTCTAAACCCAAAGGCTCACCTCCGAAAGAGAATAACAATTGATGATGTAATGAAATCAGCAGTGGTGGCAAGTCCGCTCAAACTGTATGACTGCTGCCCGTTTTCTGACGGTGCAAGCTCAGTAATAATATGCAATGAAAAATTTGCAAAGGCTCATTCAAAAAACTATGTGGAAGTGATAGGATCCGGCAGGGGTGGTTCACCTGCAACCCTACAGGGACGTGAACACATGACTACTATTCCAAGTACAAGGATAGCAGCACAAGCAGCATACAAAATGGCCGGAATTACTCCAAAGGACGTTGACTTTGCTGAGGTACATGACTGCTTTACAATTGCTGAAATTGTTGATACTGAGGATCTTGGATTTTTTGAGAAAGGCCAAGGAGTACAAGCAATTCGCGATGGAAGAACATCGCTTAACGGTGAGATTTCAATTAACCCATCTGGCGGACTAAAGTCAAAGGGCCATCCAATCGGTGCTACTGGAGTAGGACAAGTAGTTGAGGCTTTTGAGCAACTGACAGGAAAAGCAGGAGAGCGTACAGTCAAAGATGCGCATATAGGATTAACCCATAATTTTGGTGCAACCGGAGCAAGCTGCGCCGTTCACTTGTTCAAAAGCGTGTAAGACATTGTCAAATAAACAAGAATTCATAGATGCGGTAAACTCAGGTAAAATACTTGCAAGAAAATGCACAAAGTGCGGAAACCTGCATTTGGCAACTGTCTATTTCTGCCAACAATGCGGGCACAAGGAGTTTGAAAGCAAGATGCTTGATGGAATAGGCACAGTTGCAACATACACGATAATTACGGTTCCGCCTGCGGGCTTTGAAAAATATACTCCATACGCCTGGGTTGTGATGAACATAGACAACTATGATCTTAGAATTTCAGGATTTTTAGGGGGAATTGTCTCACCGTCCAATCTTCCAATTGGATCAAAAGTAAAGATTGTCGGATACGACGATCGTGGAATCCTTCTAGAAAAGCAGTAAATCAAATTTACCGAGTAATTAACAAATTTCGAAAAGGATTCTTAATAGTTTCAAAAAAACTTGACTTTCATTGTCAGTTGATGTAATATGTGGTAAGTGTGGAAACAAGATCTCTAATATGAAAATGTTAAAGTCGATCAAAGATGTCATGAAGCATTACAACAACAAATGTCCTTCCTGTGGCCAAACACTTTCGACATCAGAGTTTTCCATGGATGTACAGAAAAACTGATCAAAAAGTTTAGTGAGGATCCAGTCATAAATCTTATTTAGTCCCGATCTCTAGTCATAGTCATGAGCATAGAGCTTACCACCGGTGCAATGGACCCGAAGAAAGGTGGAGGAATTTTACAATCTACGTCAAAGCGCGTTAGAATGATCTTCTCTGTCATGGCAAGTCCTAACAGAATTGATATTTTGAGAATCTTAAACTCAAAGGGCCCACTGACGTACTCTGAATTAAAATCGCTTGCCGGATTCAAATCAAAAAAAGAAAGCGGCAAATTTGCTTACCATTTAAGAAAATTACTAAGACAATCGCTTGTCGCACTCAATAAATCTGAAAGAAGATACACCATAACAAATCTAGGAAAACTTGTCCTAAGTCTTGCAAGACAAATTGAAGAACGCTCCATTATAGAAAGCGGCAAGATGTATGTCCGAACCTCACACGACTCAATTGAAGAATTTAATTCGCATAAAATCATTCAATCGTTAGTACGAGAAGGAAGCCTTCCATTGGAGCTGGCACAAAAAATCACCGAAGAGGTAGAAAATCGAATTTACAAGTACCAAACTACCTATCTGACAGGCTCGCTTATTCGTGAAATGGTAAATTCTGTACTGCTTGAGCATGGTCATGAAGAGTACCGAAACAAGCTTGCAAGGCTTGGAATACCAGTTTTTGATGCGCAAGAAATGATCACCAATGTAGACAATGTCGACAACGGCGCACAGGGACTGTTCTTCAAAGCAGGACAGACCGTATTTGCAGAAAACCTAATCCTAAATACCCTGCCAAAGGATGTTGCAGATTCCCATCTTTCTGGAGACATACACATATCAAATCCTGGAATCTGGTCGTTACTTCCAGATACGATATTCTTTAACTTAAAAGAGCTAATTGAGGACGGAATTGACCTCAAAGGGAAATTCCTAGGCGTGACAAGAATAGCAACAATCAAGACGCTGGATAACCTCATGTCATCCTTATCCATGATGCTGTCTCTTGCATCAAAGGAGGCATCAAGGGAGGTAATCATGGACGGCCTGGCACAAATTTGCCTAAAGCATGCAAAAAACATAACCGAACTTGAAGAAAAACTGGTCGGCGCATTTGCAACATCGTCAGTCTCTTCGAAATACACAAAAGAGCCAACTCTGGTGTCGTTTAGGATTCAACTTGGCTTGGAACCAAAAATTGTACAAGCAATTCTTTCAGCATACAAAAATTATATCAAAATGACGCCAGTCCCGCAGATCGGCCTCATAATTGATTATACAAACGGCAAAATCGCAGACGTCTCAGACATAATTGCAGAAATAATCTCTCTTGGAGGCAAAGTACAGTTTTCAAAGGATGAGACCTCATACAGCGGAATAATACGAGTCAAAGCAAAGAACAGCACATCATCGATCAACTTACAATCTCTCACGATCAACCTGCCAAGACTTGCGTTTGAATCAAACAAAGACGAGACTTACTTTAGAGCGCGCCTTGCGCTGATGATGAAGCCTGCACTTTCAGCAATGTCGCTTCGCAAAAAAGACATCTCCGATCTTACCAGACGGGGACTAAATCCGGTACTTGCAGCAAATACACAATACATGCAGAGAAGCTCTGTATGCCTAGTTGTGAATTTAGTGGGATTGCACGAGGCCGTATTCAATATACTTGGTTACAACGATCAAAAGGAAGGACAAGAAATAATCTACAAAGTCATCCAAACTGCAGTAGACGTGGCAGAAAAGAAGGGAAAAGAAATGGGAGATCTAGTCGTAGTCACAATGACTGAAAGTGATGGCACACCGAGATTTGGATCACTTGACGGAGAAAAATATGGCAAGATGTCAGTTAACAGATCCCTTGACGGGGAGAATTACTCAGAAGGAGTGGTTCTTAACGCCTCAGAACTTGGCTCGATGAGCGCCAAAACAGACAAAATCGTTGAGGCCAACAAGATGGCAAAAATCCTAAATGGAGGATTGCTCATACAGCTCAAATTCGAGAAGGATGCCAAAATAGAGGAGATCAAAAAGTCAATAGAAAAGGCAGGCGATCTGGTAGGTTCGTTTAGACCGCTCAAAGAGGTCCCAATCTGCGGAAACTGTGGATTCAAAGACGAAAAACTCTTTGACAAGTGCCCTTTGTGCAAGTCTCCGTACATAGTAAGCTGAATCCGAAATCCGCAAGACCTATCTTTATGGAATAAAAGCTAATCATAGTTGGAAAAACGATCTTGTATGAAATTAACTGATTTCGTTTTCAGATCCACGACTGACTATTGTGAAATTTCTCGTAACG of Candidatus Nitrosotenuis sp. DW1 contains these proteins:
- the nrdD gene encoding anaerobic ribonucleoside-triphosphate reductase, with the protein product MSIELTTGAMDPKKGGGILQSTSKRVRMIFSVMASPNRIDILRILNSKGPLTYSELKSLAGFKSKKESGKFAYHLRKLLRQSLVALNKSERRYTITNLGKLVLSLARQIEERSIIESGKMYVRTSHDSIEEFNSHKIIQSLVREGSLPLELAQKITEEVENRIYKYQTTYLTGSLIREMVNSVLLEHGHEEYRNKLARLGIPVFDAQEMITNVDNVDNGAQGLFFKAGQTVFAENLILNTLPKDVADSHLSGDIHISNPGIWSLLPDTIFFNLKELIEDGIDLKGKFLGVTRIATIKTLDNLMSSLSMMLSLASKEASREVIMDGLAQICLKHAKNITELEEKLVGAFATSSVSSKYTKEPTLVSFRIQLGLEPKIVQAILSAYKNYIKMTPVPQIGLIIDYTNGKIADVSDIIAEIISLGGKVQFSKDETSYSGIIRVKAKNSTSSINLQSLTINLPRLAFESNKDETYFRARLALMMKPALSAMSLRKKDISDLTRRGLNPVLAANTQYMQRSSVCLVVNLVGLHEAVFNILGYNDQKEGQEIIYKVIQTAVDVAEKKGKEMGDLVVVTMTESDGTPRFGSLDGEKYGKMSVNRSLDGENYSEGVVLNASELGSMSAKTDKIVEANKMAKILNGGLLIQLKFEKDAKIEEIKKSIEKAGDLVGSFRPLKEVPICGNCGFKDEKLFDKCPLCKSPYIVS
- a CDS encoding Zn-ribbon domain-containing OB-fold protein — translated: MSNKQEFIDAVNSGKILARKCTKCGNLHLATVYFCQQCGHKEFESKMLDGIGTVATYTIITVPPAGFEKYTPYAWVVMNIDNYDLRISGFLGGIVSPSNLPIGSKVKIVGYDDRGILLEKQ
- a CDS encoding carbon-nitrogen hydrolase family protein, encoding MTKVAVIQFKASTDKNKNLKRIVNFINTAASRGADLCAFPEFMMFYTTSRQSPRELALQAETINGNFVSTVADAAKKNSIEVIGTIYEKSKKNDRVYDTSFLVDKFGIIKSTYRKIHLYDALGFKESKKLEPGSKISVPIKTSIGKLGMLICYDLRFPEMSRILASSGSEILVVPSAWVKGKMKEEHWLIINKTRAIENGCYIIAPDQVGNIYCGRSLVVDPYGKILLDMKKKQGIGMVEISIPKVKETRKSLPLLQNRRTDIYSDLKL
- a CDS encoding thiolase domain-containing protein, which codes for MEKVCVLGAGSTKYGKLDDSITDITIQASVAAIESAGIEPKEIDAGYISNVFGVADKQVHLGPVIMSNLGISEKPSLSIESACGSGSVSFREAYANVAAGFYDAVLVTGVEKVTHTGTEWTTTYFSYCSDFFYEGGAGASFPGLFASMARAYLTEFKATEEDFAMVAVKNHANGFLNPKAHLRKRITIDDVMKSAVVASPLKLYDCCPFSDGASSVIICNEKFAKAHSKNYVEVIGSGRGGSPATLQGREHMTTIPSTRIAAQAAYKMAGITPKDVDFAEVHDCFTIAEIVDTEDLGFFEKGQGVQAIRDGRTSLNGEISINPSGGLKSKGHPIGATGVGQVVEAFEQLTGKAGERTVKDAHIGLTHNFGATGASCAVHLFKSV
- a CDS encoding topoisomerase DNA-binding C4 zinc finger domain-containing protein; translation: MAEKSIQKRKDRRNVTKPTKHRIASLKTEIMQYFDSNGYLSWSVSKKKYIILGSNQPKDGLVKCPSCHVGKLIVIRSRKTKKRFIGCSNYYNGCKASSPLLQKAMLRATKIPCESCSWPLVVFRYSRKQKWTKQCSNINCPSRKSKA